The genomic DNA CCCTTGACCCAGACCTGGTCTACGACGAGAAACGGCTCAACGGCCTCCTCGGGGAATTCCATCCGGACTTCGCCCTGCTGCGTCGCGAACTCATCGACTACCGCCTGCTCGAACGCAATGCCCACACGGGGGAGTACTGGGTCAACCCGAACCCGCCCACTCATACCGGATCGCAGGCGCAGGAGATGGCCGGGCTCGAAGTATTTCTGCGCTGAACCGGCGACAGCGTATCCTTGAAGCTCGAACCACAAACGGGCAGACACAAGGAGCATCCATGGCCTATCACGCCGATTCGACCGATCTCGACGAAAAAGAGATTCTCAGCTGGGACATGTTCGGCCGATCGGCGCGTGAGATGGCGCAGACCATCGCGGATTCCGACTACGATCCCGAGATCGTCATCGCCGTGGCCCGCGGTGGACTGCTGCCCGCCGGAGCACTCGCCTACGCGCTCGGACTCAAGCTCTCCGACGCCATCAACGTCGAGTTCTACACCGACGTCCACGAAACCCTGCCCGACCCCATTCTGCTCGCCCCGATGCTCGACATCGAGGCGATCAAGGGCAAAAAGCTGCTCGTCGTCGATGACGTCGCCGACTCCGGCCGCACCCTGGCCCTCGTCCTCGAACTGCTGCGCAAACACGGCGCGGAAGCCCAGTCGGCCGTCATCTACGCGAAGTCCGCATCGATCATCGATCCGGACTTCGTGTGGAAGCGCACCGATCAGTGGATCGTCTTCCCTTGGTCCGCCGAACCCCCGGTCGAACCCAGCAAGTAAGCTGACCAAACGGAGGAGACCCGGGACATCGCCGCCCCGTGCGGACGCGTGCGCGCTTACGTCAGCGACGACGTGATCCGCGCACGAGGCATTCGCTATGCCCGTGCAGGGCGTTTCCTCCCTCCCGTCGATGAACCTCCGGTGGACTTCATCGACGGCGGTCAACCGGGCCCGGCAAGCCCGCAGCTGCGCCGCGACCCGAACGCCGGAATGACCTTCGACCAGCTCGGCGGGCTGCCCATCAGCGAAGACTGTCTGCGCGTGAGCGTGACCATGCCGAAGGACACCACCACCGAGGCGGGGCTTCCCGTCCTCGTCTGGATCCACGGCGGAGCCTACGTCGCCGGGGCCGGGGACGCGGAGATCTACGATCCGCATGCCCTGGCCGCCGAGCAGAACATCATCGTCGTCTCCGTGACCTACCGCCTCGGCGTCCTCGGATACCTCGGAACCGGGCGCGACGAACACCTTAACCTCGGTGTGCTCGATCAGATCTCCGCCTTGCGCTGGGTGCAGACGAACATCTCCGCCTTCGGCGGCAACCCGGACAATGTCACGATCGCCGGACAAAGCGCCGGGGCAGACGCCTGCGCCCACCTCATGATCGCCGAAGGCACCGCAGGACTCTTCCATCGTGTGCTCATGGCCTCAGCACCCTTGGGACTGGCCGGCGGCACCGACGCAATGAACTGGGCGATGGGGAAAGTCGCTGCGAAGATCGACCCTGAAGCCGGCGTCGACGACATCCTCCGAGCGCAGGAGGAAGTACACAAGGCCGCCCTCGTCGGAGGACTGCATGCCGGAATGTGCTTCGGAGTCCGCTACGGCCAGTACCCGCTGCCATCACGAGCGAAGGCAGCCGAAGCCTGGGCCGCGGTCGCCCCGAAATTCGACGTGCTCATGACCCGCACGGAACGCGAGATGGCGTTCTTCGCCGGTTTCGTTCCCGCACTGCGTCGCCTCCACGACCGCACGCTGACCTCTCC from Brevibacterium sp. JSBI002 includes the following:
- a CDS encoding phosphoribosyltransferase, which produces MAYHADSTDLDEKEILSWDMFGRSAREMAQTIADSDYDPEIVIAVARGGLLPAGALAYALGLKLSDAINVEFYTDVHETLPDPILLAPMLDIEAIKGKKLLVVDDVADSGRTLALVLELLRKHGAEAQSAVIYAKSASIIDPDFVWKRTDQWIVFPWSAEPPVEPSK
- a CDS encoding carboxylesterase family protein; translation: MRAYVSDDVIRARGIRYARAGRFLPPVDEPPVDFIDGGQPGPASPQLRRDPNAGMTFDQLGGLPISEDCLRVSVTMPKDTTTEAGLPVLVWIHGGAYVAGAGDAEIYDPHALAAEQNIIVVSVTYRLGVLGYLGTGRDEHLNLGVLDQISALRWVQTNISAFGGNPDNVTIAGQSAGADACAHLMIAEGTAGLFHRVLMASAPLGLAGGTDAMNWAMGKVAAKIDPEAGVDDILRAQEEVHKAALVGGLHAGMCFGVRYGQYPLPSRAKAAEAWAAVAPKFDVLMTRTEREMAFFAGFVPALRRLHDRTLTSPMLESLISGITSAVYTRAGREFYDRHRMSGGQGARLLIVSRGDGSFFDAAHSGDLPLIFPGEIWHDSFLDYGATTDIAGPELRRVWGEFASSGTLPRVRVPGLIDIMG